In the genome of Halapricum salinum, one region contains:
- the galT gene encoding galactose-1-phosphate uridylyltransferase has protein sequence MTERRWDPFQREWVVTATHRQDRTFKPPKDYCPFCPTEADDEYPTAIPEPEYDVAVVENAFPSLQPDPPEPAVESTDLFRSAPANGTCEVVLFTDDHDAAASAFDVERFQKLARVWQDRYVSLGDHPDHEYVYIFENRGEEIGVTLEHPHGQIYAYPFVPPKIERELDASAAHHEENGACLFCDVLAAERKDGSRLVSETDHFTAIVPFQARYAYEMHVYADDHLPSIADFEERHLDDLGRMLKDMIVRYDGLFGFELPYVMAVHQEPTTAEGAAAAHFHIEFYPPHRTAEKLKHLAGSERGAGTYVNNKLAEEAAAELRSCIDSS, from the coding sequence ATGACTGAACGCCGCTGGGACCCGTTCCAGCGCGAGTGGGTCGTCACCGCCACCCATCGCCAGGATCGGACCTTCAAACCTCCCAAAGACTACTGTCCGTTCTGCCCGACCGAGGCCGACGACGAGTACCCGACGGCCATCCCCGAGCCCGAGTACGACGTCGCCGTCGTCGAGAACGCGTTTCCCTCGCTCCAACCTGACCCGCCCGAACCCGCCGTTGAGAGTACGGACCTGTTCCGAAGCGCGCCCGCGAATGGGACCTGCGAGGTCGTCCTCTTCACCGACGATCACGACGCCGCGGCCTCGGCGTTCGATGTCGAGCGATTCCAGAAGCTCGCCCGTGTGTGGCAGGACCGGTACGTCTCACTCGGAGACCATCCCGACCACGAATACGTCTACATCTTCGAGAACCGCGGCGAGGAGATCGGCGTGACACTTGAGCATCCACACGGCCAGATCTACGCCTACCCGTTCGTCCCCCCGAAGATCGAACGTGAACTCGACGCGAGCGCGGCCCATCACGAGGAAAACGGCGCGTGTCTGTTCTGTGACGTCCTCGCCGCCGAGCGCAAGGACGGAAGCCGCCTCGTCAGTGAGACCGACCACTTTACTGCTATTGTTCCGTTCCAGGCCCGCTACGCCTACGAGATGCACGTCTACGCCGACGATCATCTCCCGTCGATCGCTGATTTCGAGGAGCGCCACCTCGACGATCTCGGTCGGATGCTCAAAGACATGATCGTACGCTACGACGGGCTGTTCGGCTTCGAATTGCCGTACGTGATGGCCGTGCATCAGGAACCGACGACAGCCGAGGGAGCGGCAGCCGCGCACTTCCACATCGAGTTCTATCCACCACACCGGACGGCTGAGAAACTCAAACATCTGGCCGGTAGCGAACGCGGGGCGGGAACGTACGTCAACAACAAGCTGGCCGAGGAGGCTGCGGCCGAGTTACGGTCGTGTATTGACTCGTCGTGA